A single Anopheles funestus chromosome 2RL, idAnoFuneDA-416_04, whole genome shotgun sequence DNA region contains:
- the LOC125760938 gene encoding GAS2-like protein pickled eggs, which yields MNTVLLESRPYRPFKSSEEYLYAMREDLAEWLNTMYPDLRINVENFMDRLDTGVALCKHANNVRVAAEQYVARRMARNKSMTKSITSGLAGPILSMGNVHFLAAAKSGTFFARDNVSNFITWCRKSLQILECLLFETDDLIMRKNEKHVILCLLEVARRGAKFGMLAPMLVQMERQIDREIAADNRANAGVGCGTQTEGEGNGSGTGISTGTETELYDSDSEEEDHEAESPMLMYGPQPQIVTNDLKSLDEMVRDLVEKCTCPSQFPMVRVSEGKYRIGDTKVLIFVRILRSHVMVRVGGGWDTLAHYLDKHDPCRCRSQHRSSASARLITKTTNANGIELHKAQVHYDRSGSPWKSSATPNQNGSPINGGGNSNANTLSPPARARSRSRSPSAQRRLPTENGDKLQPPGSPLKTSRRSVSPSPRRIQENSVANKRKAAGTSNNATTGGVVHFECDNDPVAPVAPVVGTATVLPSEDDKNRYESVSDNGSEISDEGYRSLGLVQGGHSAGTTAGAGAGGLRKGFGNSQHSSEDADTNAHLDTTASDSQASPTEEESSTKTNDEDLTPISDELAVANESTDVRHYVTQHDSLIDCPDGTISTGPASGSFESYGVYVNDDEITVDIANATGLRKTGFSDRIMDRTSVAPSAAGAGGAGSRIPRSPVGPRRKESAESTASGTVTDELAVVNNHGLRKPSIAKSVTRKPTALAGSTVNSAEQPAKETNTWSGRSNKKRPSLTSQTFNATGKGAAAPAPFTRNSPVRASLAAERTMTGRNRTPKATGSACTSTNTSPSKSTSDAVAMLLQQIKDTLDSGTNDTQIVERVRRLVSQTSVPDELVNDFTTAWVHSNGNLDRSKVILAGSGTGSSPSKPQSTLSKRASTLSNASDSTQSNCRDLASVVSPRRLDKGLSKIPAPVRSNTGLY from the exons CATGCCAACAACGTACGTGTGGCCGCCGAACAGTACGTCGCCCGCCGCATGGCGCGGAACAAATCCATGACGAAATCGATCACATCCGGGCTGGCCGGTCCGATCCTTAGTATGGGCAATGTGCACTTTCTGGCCGCGGCCAAGAGTGGTACCTTTTTTGCCCGTGATAACGTATCCAACTTTATCACATGGTGCAG GAAAAGCCTTCAAATTCTCGAGTGTCTGCTGTTCGAAACGGACGATTTGATAATGCGCAAGAACGAAAAACACGTCATCCTGTGCCTGCTGGAAGTTGCGCGCCGTGGTGCCAAGTTTG GTATGCTTGCTCCAATGTTGGTACAGATGGAGCGTCAGATCGATCGGGAGATAGCGGCCGACAATCGGGCTAATGCTGGTGTGGGCTGTGGTACACAGACCGAAGGTGAGGGCAATGGTTCCGGCACTGGCATATCGACCGGCACGGAAACGGAGCTTTACGACAGTGACAGCGAGGAGGAGGACCACGAGGCGGAGTCACCGATGCTGATGTACGGTCCACAGCCACAGATCGTCACGAACGATCTGAAGAGCCTGGACGAAATG GTTCGTGATCTGGTGGAAAAGTGCACCTGCCCGTCCCAGTTCCCGATGGTGCGCGTCTCGGAGGGCAAGTACAGAATCGGCGATACCAAAGTGCTCATTTTCGTGCGG ATTCTTCGTTCACACGTGATGGTCCGCGTCGGTGGTGGTTGGGATACGCTTGCACACTACCTGGATAAGCATGATCCGTGCCGGTGTCGATCGCAGCATCGTTCGTCCGCTTCAGCACGGCTGATCACCAAAACTACCAACGCCAATGGGATCGAGCTGCACAAAGCTCAGGTACACTATGATCG ATCTGGTTCCCCGTGGAAATCTAGTGCAACTCCAAACCAGAATGGATCACCGATCAATGGTGGTGGAAACAGTAACGCTAATACCTTGTCACCTCCAGCACGTGCCAGAAGCCGTAGCCGTAGTCCCAGTGCTCAGCGTCGTTTACCGACGGAAAATGGG GATAAACTGCAACCGCCAGGATCTCCGTTGAAAACGTCCAGACGTTCGGTGTCACCGAGTCCGCGCCGGATACAAGAGAACAGTGTTGCCAACAAACGCAAAGCAGCCGGGACGTCAAATAACGCTACTACTGGTGGTGTAGTACACTTCGAATGTGATAATGATCCGGTGGCACCGGTTGCCCCGGTAGTTGGAACGGCGACAGTGTTGCCATCGGAAGATGACAAGAATCGTTACGAGAGCGTTAGCGACAATGGGAGCGAAATCAGTGACGAGGGTTACCGTAGCCTTGGTTTAGTGCAAGGTGGACATAGTGCCGGTACCACAGCCGGCGCTGGAGCTGGTGGGCTGCGGAAGGGTTTCGGAAATAGTCAACATTCGAGTGAAGATGCAGATACTAATG CGCATCTCGATACGACTGCTTCGGACTCGCAAGCTAGCCCAACGGAGGAAGAAAGCTCTACGAAAACGAACGACGAAGATCTGACACCCATCTCAGATGAGCTGGCCGTGGCCAACGAATCTACAGACGTACGCCACTACGTCACCCAGCACGATTCACTAATCGACTGTCCGGATGGTACGATTTCCACCGGTCCGGCTTCCGGATCCTTCGAAAGCTACGGTGTGTACGTGAACGATGATGAAATCACGGTGGACATTGCGAATGCGACCGGTTTGCGCAAGACGGGCTTTTCCGACCGCATTATGGACCGTACCAGTGTGGCCCcttctgctgctggtgctggcgGTGCCGGATCGCGCATTCCGCGCTCACCTGTTGGGCCGCGACGTAAAGAAAGTGCCGAAAGCACCGCCAGCGGTACGGTTACCGACGAGTTGGCGGTGGTCAACAATCACGGACTCCGCAAACCATCCATCGCCAAATCGGTGACGCGCAAACCGACCGCACTCGCCGGTTCCACCGTGAACAGCGCGGAACAACCGGCGAAGGAAACGAACACTTGGAGTGGTCGATCAAACAAGAAGCGTCCATCGCTAACGTCACAAACGTTTAATGCAACCGGAAAGGGAGCTGCTGCGCCCGCTCCATTTACACGCAATTCACCAGTGCGTGCCTCACTGGCAGCAGAACGCACGATGACGGGTCGGAATCGAACGCCCAAAGCGACCGGTTCGGCCTGTACATCCACCAATACGTCACCGAGCAAGAGCACATCGGATGCAGTGGCAATGCTGCTGCAGCAAATTAAGGATACGCTGGATTCGGGCACAAATGATACGCAGATCGTTGAACGCGTTAGACGGCTGGTGTCGCAAACGAGCGTACCGGATGAGCTGGTCAACGATTTCACCACCGCCTGGGTACACTCCAACGGGAATCTCGATCGTTCGAAGGTGATTTTGGCCGGTTCCGGTACCGGATCGTCACCCTCCAAACCACAGTCCACGTTGTCCAAACGGGCGAGTACACTCTCCAATGCGTCCGATAGTACGCAGTCCAACTGTCGCGACTTGGCGTCGGTAGTTTCGCCACGACGTCTCGATAAGGGCCTGTCCAAGATTCCGGCACCGGTTCGTTCGAATACGGGTCTGTATTGA
- the LOC125760958 gene encoding NADH dehydrogenase [ubiquinone] 1 alpha subcomplex subunit 7, whose translation MSGVVRRDISPLLQKMRNFLLGREHTNALRFEDGIAARTQPPPNLPDGPAHKLSANHYVIRDARREVAPPIDLSTQKLLAEKGAAARLPTPGKSYGWDKH comes from the exons ATGTCTGGGGTCGTGCGCCGTGATATTTCGCCATTGCTGCAAAAGATGCGCAACTTTCTGCTCGGT CGAGAACACACAAATGCGCTCCGCTTTGAGGATGGAATTGCGGCCAGAACTCAACCGCCACCGAATCTACCCGATGGACCCGCGCATAA GCTGTCTGCAAATCACTACGTGATCCGTGATGCACGTCGCGAAGTAGCTCCACCGATTGATTTGTCCACCCAAAAGCTACTGGCGGAAAAGGG AGCGGCCGCAAGACTACCAACACCCGGCAAGTCGTATGGCTGGGACAAACATTGA